One window of Methanobacterium alkalithermotolerans genomic DNA carries:
- a CDS encoding HypC/HybG/HupF family hydrogenase formation chaperone: MCIAAPAQIIEINDDDKIAVVDFGGVRQQVKLDLVENVEEGRYVLVHSGYAIEVMSDQAAKESLEAWDELLKALDEEDKYQSTQ, from the coding sequence ATGTGCATTGCGGCACCTGCTCAAATAATTGAAATCAATGATGATGATAAAATTGCTGTTGTGGATTTTGGCGGAGTTAGACAGCAAGTAAAACTGGATTTAGTAGAAAACGTAGAAGAAGGACGATATGTTTTAGTCCATTCTGGATATGCCATTGAAGTTATGAGTGATCAAGCTGCCAAAGAATCTTTAGAAGCATGGGATGAACTTTTAAAGGCTTTGGACGAAGAAGACAAATACCAGTCAACTCAATAG
- a CDS encoding amino acid-binding protein has protein sequence MWKKISHKFEKYPARMNVARKIVDLGLRVDKTGKIYCKDVLISDVALSRSVGVDRRTIKSTVDVILKDQQLSEIFENILPAGALLKNVARSLDFGIVEIEAEAGNPGILSQASGLISAEGISIRQAHAGDPELEENPRLTIITEKPIPGKLLSKFLEISNVKRVSIY, from the coding sequence ATGTGGAAAAAAATTAGCCATAAATTCGAGAAATATCCTGCTCGTATGAATGTAGCCCGAAAAATAGTAGATTTAGGCTTGAGAGTGGATAAGACAGGAAAAATATATTGTAAAGATGTTTTAATAAGTGATGTAGCACTTTCCCGATCGGTTGGTGTGGACAGGCGCACTATTAAATCAACGGTTGATGTTATTCTAAAAGATCAACAATTATCTGAAATATTTGAAAACATTCTTCCGGCAGGTGCTTTATTAAAAAATGTGGCGCGCAGCCTTGATTTTGGGATTGTTGAAATTGAAGCAGAAGCAGGAAATCCCGGAATTCTATCCCAGGCCAGTGGCCTTATATCCGCAGAGGGGATTAGTATTCGCCAGGCACATGCTGGAGATCCAGAATTAGAAGAAAATCCCCGATTAACTATAATTACTGAAAAACCAATACCCGGGAAATTGTTAAGTAAATTTTTAGAAATCAGTAATGTAAAAAGAGTTTCCATCTATTGA
- the trpE gene encoding anthranilate synthase component I, with the protein MNIFGDINLKPLSTAALDYDNPFDLFQKLYFNYPDTFLLESMESDTGLSRYSFLGFDPIMNLKVNDNVLEIEKDGTTEEIYTKNPFDEIKSILNNTNGKKGFCGGLVGYVSYQAAKYFTPLDLNRGKYPEFEFGLFLDGIIFDKLSQRCRYLTRGESRLEEIKSIMKEDYSSLPAMSFSDKGKFFSKNQYEKMVLEVKNRIKDGEIFQGVLSNAQKYKITGNKLDFYNALRKINPSPYMYHFKLGEKEIIGSSPEMLVRVENRQVETYPIAGTRPRGKNKLDDEKLAKNLLDDEKERAEHMMLVDLARNDVGKVSEFGSVKIPEYMAIKKFSHVQHILSHVKGNLSPTKNAVDAFTSIFPAGTVSGAPKIRAMEIIEEMEKIPRDAYAGAIGYFSLNGNANFAITIRSLICDGHQGKIQSGAGIVHDSVPEKEFFECENKAKALLDSLKISGALS; encoded by the coding sequence GTGAATATTTTTGGCGATATAAATTTAAAGCCATTAAGTACAGCTGCACTGGATTATGATAATCCTTTTGACTTGTTTCAAAAATTATATTTTAACTATCCTGATACCTTTTTACTGGAATCAATGGAAAGTGATACCGGCCTTTCCCGGTACTCTTTTCTGGGATTTGACCCGATAATGAATTTAAAGGTCAATGATAATGTTTTAGAAATAGAAAAAGATGGCACCACTGAGGAAATTTATACTAAAAATCCTTTTGATGAAATAAAATCTATTTTGAATAATACTAACGGAAAAAAAGGGTTTTGTGGAGGTTTGGTGGGCTATGTTTCGTACCAGGCAGCTAAATATTTCACTCCACTTGACCTGAATAGGGGCAAATACCCTGAATTCGAATTTGGATTATTTTTGGATGGAATAATTTTTGATAAGCTCTCCCAAAGATGTCGTTACCTCACCAGGGGGGAATCCCGATTAGAAGAAATCAAGAGTATTATGAAAGAGGATTATTCTTCTCTTCCTGCCATGTCTTTTTCAGATAAGGGAAAATTTTTCTCTAAAAACCAATACGAAAAAATGGTTTTAGAGGTTAAAAATAGAATAAAAGATGGTGAAATCTTTCAGGGAGTTCTATCAAATGCTCAAAAATATAAAATAACTGGTAATAAACTGGATTTTTATAATGCCCTTAGAAAAATAAACCCTTCTCCTTATATGTACCATTTTAAGCTGGGAGAAAAGGAAATAATAGGTTCCAGTCCGGAAATGTTAGTAAGAGTGGAAAACCGACAGGTAGAAACATATCCCATTGCGGGGACCCGCCCCCGGGGAAAAAATAAATTAGATGATGAAAAACTGGCTAAGAATCTACTGGATGATGAAAAAGAAAGAGCAGAACACATGATGCTGGTAGACCTGGCCCGGAACGATGTAGGGAAAGTTTCAGAATTTGGAAGTGTAAAAATCCCAGAATATATGGCTATTAAAAAATTTTCCCATGTTCAACACATTTTGTCCCATGTCAAAGGAAATTTGAGCCCTACTAAGAATGCAGTGGATGCTTTTACATCTATTTTCCCTGCAGGGACGGTATCTGGTGCACCCAAAATAAGGGCCATGGAAATAATAGAAGAAATGGAAAAAATCCCTCGAGATGCATATGCTGGTGCAATTGGATATTTTTCCTTGAATGGAAATGCAAATTTTGCCATCACTATACGGTCTTTAATCTGTGATGGTCATCAGGGCAAAATACAATCTGGAGCAGGTATTGTACATGATTCAGTGCCTGAGAAAGAATTTTTTGAATGTGAAAATAAGGCCAAAGCACTCTTAGATTCTTTAAAAATTTCAGGTGCATTATCATGA
- a CDS encoding anthranilate synthase component II, which yields MILIIDNYDSFTYNLYQMVGEIVNNPLNNFSKTNSKIMVIKNNEKNPFQIQDLHKKEEINHIIISPGPGNPENKRDFGECKAIIKKFGPEIPIMGVCLGHQGIFSTFGGKIIHQEPVHGKQTQINHNNQGIFQGLKNYLLVARYHSLSCDPETIPECLEITAKTDEGIIMALKHNIHPIYGLQFHPESIGTPEGMKLIENFLKVES from the coding sequence ATGATACTAATTATCGACAACTATGACTCGTTTACCTACAATCTCTATCAAATGGTGGGCGAAATTGTAAATAATCCCTTAAATAATTTTTCTAAAACTAATTCTAAAATAATGGTCATTAAAAATAATGAAAAGAACCCTTTTCAGATTCAGGATTTACATAAAAAAGAAGAAATTAACCACATAATTATTTCACCTGGCCCGGGAAATCCAGAAAATAAGAGGGATTTTGGAGAATGTAAAGCAATAATCAAAAAATTTGGCCCAGAAATACCAATTATGGGGGTCTGCTTAGGACATCAAGGAATATTTTCTACATTCGGAGGAAAAATAATTCACCAGGAACCGGTGCATGGAAAACAAACTCAGATAAATCATAATAATCAGGGAATCTTTCAGGGATTGAAAAATTATCTCCTGGTGGCACGTTATCATTCACTAAGCTGTGATCCAGAAACCATACCCGAATGCCTGGAAATAACTGCCAAAACAGATGAAGGAATCATAATGGCCTTAAAACATAATATTCATCCAATTTATGGTTTACAATTTCACCCGGAATCTATTGGAACTCCGGAGGGCATGAAATTAATTGAAAATTTTCTTAAGGTGGAATCATGA
- a CDS encoding indole-3-glycerol phosphate synthase TrpC, with product MNSDYCNTAKGNKIDFNFILQTCQKNLQKTKLKVPLSAIKRQIKDSPDPINFKKALQKTDRFPLIVEYKPASPSQGHISSRSLEDTIKSFEVGGVSAISILTEESFFKGKLDYIKKASSLSSLPIMRKDFILDDYQIYEARAYGASSVLLMSDVYPHIPDGIKTCREMGMEPLVECKNSIDVYNALDADAKIIGINNRSFKDFSIDFKRTKSLYPLIPPDKIMVSESGVKNTEDVEELCRYGADALLIGTTIMQSSNIELTIKKMRFAAERSRKRFFKSGPLKSTSTSGGLNSD from the coding sequence ATGAACTCTGATTATTGCAATACTGCTAAAGGGAATAAAATAGATTTCAATTTTATCCTACAGACCTGCCAGAAAAACCTGCAAAAAACTAAATTAAAAGTGCCATTATCCGCCATTAAAAGGCAGATAAAAGATTCACCTGATCCTATTAATTTTAAAAAAGCACTTCAAAAAACGGACCGATTCCCATTAATAGTTGAATATAAACCAGCTTCCCCTTCCCAGGGGCACATTTCTTCCCGGAGTCTGGAAGATACTATAAAATCCTTTGAGGTAGGGGGAGTTAGTGCTATTTCTATACTAACTGAAGAATCCTTTTTTAAAGGCAAACTTGATTATATTAAAAAGGCTTCTAGCTTAAGTTCCTTGCCAATTATGAGAAAGGATTTCATTTTAGATGATTATCAAATCTATGAAGCTCGAGCATATGGAGCCAGTTCAGTACTTTTAATGAGTGATGTTTATCCCCATATTCCTGATGGAATAAAAACTTGCCGGGAAATGGGCATGGAACCCCTGGTAGAATGTAAAAATTCTATCGATGTTTATAATGCCTTAGATGCAGATGCGAAGATAATAGGAATTAATAACCGGAGCTTTAAAGATTTCTCCATTGATTTTAAACGCACCAAATCCCTTTATCCTTTGATACCTCCTGATAAAATCATGGTGTCTGAAAGCGGGGTTAAAAATACAGAGGATGTGGAAGAATTATGCCGATATGGTGCAGACGCCCTGCTTATTGGTACCACTATTATGCAATCTTCTAACATAGAGCTTACCATCAAGAAAATGAGATTTGCAGCAGAAAGATCCAGAAAAAGATTTTTTAAAAGTGGCCCTTTGAAAAGTACCTCAACTAGCGGAGGGTTAAATAGTGATTAA
- a CDS encoding phosphoribosylanthranilate isomerase produces the protein MINSSPIDINKLKKECSLFKEDLNKNLTLKKGDTNLKIKICGITSKEDLKAAENYGSDLIGFIHVKRSVRYIDIETIKSLSRILTDNNKGVLVLEPDNVEEALNDILNSNLRNIQLHSLLPGEINELIQSLFADEYEKEYHIVRAIGISQDGLSLEKIKEIRSFAELCQGILFDYQHQGKTGGTGREVSLKTAIKAAKISRSFNPHLEIYLAGGLTASRIKKEGLLIKESFDFVDFNSGLEDFPGKKNHIKIKNAIETVKKDKIFMNFIKGDLID, from the coding sequence GTGATTAATTCCTCCCCGATTGATATAAATAAACTTAAAAAAGAATGCAGCTTATTTAAAGAGGACTTGAATAAAAATTTAACTCTAAAAAAAGGTGATACTAATTTAAAGATTAAAATATGTGGTATAACTTCTAAAGAAGATTTAAAAGCTGCAGAAAACTACGGATCCGATCTTATAGGTTTCATTCATGTAAAAAGATCAGTCCGATATATTGATATAGAAACAATTAAATCACTTTCCCGCATCCTGACAGATAATAATAAAGGAGTGCTGGTTTTAGAACCAGATAATGTGGAAGAAGCTTTAAATGATATACTAAATTCTAATTTGAGAAATATTCAGCTGCACTCCCTTTTGCCAGGGGAGATAAATGAACTTATTCAAAGTCTATTTGCTGATGAATATGAGAAGGAATACCACATCGTTCGGGCAATAGGCATATCTCAAGACGGATTATCACTGGAAAAAATTAAAGAAATAAGGTCATTTGCTGAATTATGTCAGGGAATTTTATTTGATTACCAGCACCAGGGAAAAACAGGTGGCACTGGTAGGGAAGTTTCTTTAAAAACAGCTATTAAAGCAGCAAAAATTTCAAGATCTTTTAATCCCCACCTGGAAATATATCTGGCGGGAGGATTAACTGCATCACGTATTAAAAAAGAGGGGCTATTAATTAAAGAATCATTTGACTTTGTTGATTTTAATTCCGGTCTGGAGGATTTTCCTGGCAAAAAAAACCACATTAAAATTAAAAATGCCATAGAAACGGTAAAAAAAGATAAAATATTCATGAATTTTATTAAAGGTGATTTAATTGATTGA
- the trpB gene encoding tryptophan synthase subunit beta, which yields MIESGKFGKYGGIFAPELLIPALEELESAFLKYRNNKKFNQELEFYLKEFAGRPTNLYLAKNLSEKLGCRIYLKREDMLHTGAHKINNTLGQGLLAKYMGKKRLIAETGAGQHGIATAAVGSLFGMPTDVYMGMEDVERQRLNVFRMEISGAKVIPVETGSKTLKDAINQSMRDWMTNVQDTHYLIGSTMGFHPYPTMVKHFQRVIGQETKNQILEKEKKLPDAIIACVGGGSNAIGIFSEFIPDSEVELIGVEGGGHGIESGNHGATLCAGSEGVLHGSLSYVLQDKDGQICEAHSVSAGLDYPGVGPEHAYLHTRRRARYVNVTDSEALRGFQLLSRYEGIMPALESAHAIAYMEKYAQKPENKGKTIVVNLSGRGDKDMFLAASILGVEV from the coding sequence TTGATTGAAAGTGGAAAATTTGGTAAATATGGCGGTATTTTCGCCCCTGAACTTCTTATCCCTGCTTTGGAAGAATTAGAAAGTGCTTTCTTAAAATATAGGAATAATAAAAAATTCAATCAGGAATTAGAATTTTATTTAAAAGAATTTGCAGGCCGACCCACCAATCTATATCTTGCTAAAAACCTGTCTGAGAAACTGGGATGCAGGATATATTTAAAAAGAGAGGACATGCTACATACCGGAGCCCATAAAATAAACAATACTCTGGGGCAGGGATTGCTGGCTAAATATATGGGTAAAAAACGTTTAATTGCAGAAACTGGAGCGGGACAACATGGAATTGCCACGGCTGCTGTAGGTTCTCTTTTTGGAATGCCTACTGATGTTTATATGGGCATGGAAGATGTTGAAAGGCAGAGATTAAATGTATTCCGGATGGAAATATCTGGGGCAAAAGTAATTCCGGTTGAAACGGGATCTAAAACCTTAAAAGATGCTATAAATCAATCTATGAGAGATTGGATGACAAATGTGCAGGATACACATTATTTAATAGGATCTACCATGGGTTTCCATCCTTACCCCACCATGGTAAAACATTTCCAGAGAGTAATCGGACAAGAAACTAAAAATCAGATTTTAGAAAAAGAAAAAAAACTTCCCGACGCGATAATAGCCTGTGTGGGAGGAGGAAGCAATGCCATAGGTATTTTTTCAGAATTTATTCCAGACTCGGAAGTGGAATTGATTGGTGTGGAAGGAGGAGGGCACGGGATTGAGAGTGGAAATCATGGTGCAACCCTTTGTGCAGGTAGTGAAGGTGTTCTTCATGGATCACTATCCTATGTACTTCAAGATAAAGATGGACAAATTTGTGAAGCGCATTCTGTTTCAGCTGGTTTAGATTATCCTGGAGTAGGCCCGGAACATGCTTACCTGCATACCCGGCGCCGGGCAAGATATGTTAATGTAACGGACTCCGAAGCACTCCGTGGATTTCAACTACTATCCCGCTATGAGGGGATAATGCCTGCCCTGGAGAGTGCACATGCCATTGCCTATATGGAAAAATATGCCCAGAAACCTGAAAATAAAGGGAAAACTATAGTGGTCAATCTTTCTGGAAGAGGGGATAAGGATATGTTTCTTGCAGCAAGCATTTTAGGGGTGGAAGTATGA
- the trpA gene encoding tryptophan synthase subunit alpha, whose product MNLKKEKQPPEEINSSEKLETYDEMFKRLKKNKKGAFVPFIVAGDPDFETSLDIVKTLLESGADALEIGFAFSDPVADGPTIQESDLRALASGMNTQKSFEFIKRIREFTSIPIGLLVYYNLIYKKGVDEFYKEAKKCGVTSILSADLPPEEAEEALQAAKKYNINQIFLVAPTTQKNRLDKICQIASGFIYLVSVMGVTGARKKVQNSTVELIKRIRNSSDLPVMVGFGISKPSHVKDVIQAGAQGAIVGSAIIEIISKNLDKPGVMLPEIKKDISKMNEATQGSD is encoded by the coding sequence ATGAATCTTAAAAAAGAAAAACAGCCTCCTGAAGAAATTAACTCCTCTGAAAAACTAGAAACTTATGATGAAATGTTCAAACGCTTAAAAAAGAACAAAAAAGGAGCATTTGTACCTTTTATTGTTGCAGGAGATCCTGACTTTGAAACATCTCTTGATATAGTGAAAACACTCCTGGAAAGTGGTGCAGATGCCCTGGAAATTGGATTTGCATTTAGTGATCCGGTAGCGGATGGTCCCACCATTCAAGAATCAGATTTAAGAGCATTAGCTTCGGGTATGAATACTCAAAAATCCTTTGAATTTATTAAAAGAATCAGGGAATTTACTTCTATCCCTATTGGGCTTTTGGTATATTATAATCTAATTTATAAAAAAGGAGTTGATGAATTTTATAAGGAAGCCAAAAAATGTGGAGTAACCAGCATATTATCTGCGGACTTACCTCCCGAAGAAGCTGAAGAAGCACTCCAGGCAGCAAAAAAATACAATATTAATCAGATATTTTTGGTAGCCCCCACCACACAAAAAAATCGTCTGGATAAAATTTGCCAGATAGCTTCAGGATTTATTTATCTGGTTTCAGTAATGGGAGTCACCGGGGCCAGAAAAAAAGTCCAAAACAGTACAGTTGAGTTAATTAAAAGAATAAGAAATAGTAGTGATTTACCGGTAATGGTGGGATTTGGTATTTCTAAACCATCCCATGTAAAAGATGTAATCCAGGCAGGTGCACAAGGAGCCATTGTAGGCAGTGCTATTATTGAAATTATTTCAAAAAATCTGGATAAACCGGGAGTAATGCTACCAGAAATAAAAAAAGACATCAGCAAAATGAATGAAGCTACTCAGGGAAGTGACTGA
- the trpD gene encoding anthranilate phosphoribosyltransferase: MKLLREVTDLQKFIRKLASGNDLTKKEAFMCMEAMISGEATPIQMASILSLLTLKGEKEDEITGFAKSMRRACKSVNFSHLKVVDTCGTGGDKFKTFNVSTAAAIIAAAAGVPVAKHGNRAVTSSCGGADILEAAGIKIELSSKEVLESMEKLGIGFMFAPNFHPATWNVMPVRNELGIRTVFNLLGPLTSPAKAPIQLIGVFDPYYVDLIARVLNNMGIEKAMVVHGYDSNGNPAMDEISNIGPTLVALVENGEISIQKLNPEDFGVEKSQPELIKSPETIEDNLNIFLSVLAGEEDSLKKKARLELVLANAGAIIFLAGKSNSLEEGTKIARKTVISKKAMKKLEEFRQIFAK; encoded by the coding sequence ATGAAGCTACTCAGGGAAGTGACTGATTTGCAAAAGTTCATTCGAAAATTAGCTTCTGGAAATGATCTTACAAAAAAAGAAGCTTTCATGTGCATGGAAGCCATGATTTCTGGTGAGGCCACCCCCATTCAAATGGCGTCTATTTTGTCTTTACTTACTCTTAAAGGAGAAAAAGAGGATGAAATAACTGGTTTTGCTAAATCTATGCGAAGAGCATGCAAATCTGTCAACTTTTCTCATTTAAAAGTGGTGGACACCTGTGGGACGGGAGGAGACAAATTTAAAACATTCAATGTCAGTACTGCTGCGGCTATTATTGCTGCAGCTGCCGGTGTTCCTGTAGCCAAACATGGTAATCGTGCTGTTACCAGTTCCTGTGGTGGAGCAGATATACTGGAAGCAGCAGGTATTAAAATTGAGTTATCTTCTAAGGAAGTTTTAGAATCTATGGAAAAGCTGGGGATAGGCTTCATGTTCGCCCCTAATTTTCATCCTGCCACCTGGAATGTAATGCCGGTAAGAAACGAATTGGGTATACGAACTGTTTTTAATTTGTTGGGACCTCTTACTTCTCCTGCTAAGGCTCCCATACAACTTATAGGTGTCTTTGATCCCTATTATGTGGATTTAATAGCCCGGGTATTAAATAATATGGGAATTGAAAAAGCCATGGTGGTACATGGCTATGATTCCAATGGAAATCCGGCTATGGATGAAATATCCAATATTGGCCCTACTCTGGTGGCTCTGGTGGAAAATGGTGAGATATCTATTCAAAAATTAAATCCAGAAGACTTTGGGGTGGAAAAATCACAACCAGAATTAATAAAATCTCCTGAAACCATTGAAGATAATTTAAATATATTTTTATCAGTTCTTGCTGGTGAAGAGGATTCTCTTAAGAAAAAAGCCAGGCTAGAACTAGTTTTGGCTAATGCAGGGGCTATAATATTTTTAGCAGGCAAGTCTAACTCTCTGGAGGAAGGTACAAAAATAGCCAGAAAGACGGTAATTTCAAAAAAAGCCATGAAAAAATTGGAAGAATTCCGGCAGATATTTGCCAAATAA
- a CDS encoding AAA family ATPase — protein MLSWNMAAVVGVPGVGKTSLCHVAAREIGCEHLNYGEIMLEIARAKNIAHSQKEMFAQDLDVQYHIWKAAANEISKHQNILVDLHGLDQSPEGYIISMPLEIISPDLIVILDSSPEKILNRRQDDKSKERIKDDFKSLIAHQKMLKMSMVICSVFSGSLVYHLENNDFETSKKDLIDLLS, from the coding sequence ATGCTATCCTGGAACATGGCCGCTGTTGTCGGTGTTCCAGGTGTTGGAAAAACATCCCTGTGCCATGTTGCTGCCCGGGAAATAGGATGTGAGCATTTAAATTATGGAGAAATAATGCTTGAAATTGCCCGGGCAAAAAATATAGCCCACAGCCAAAAAGAAATGTTTGCCCAGGATCTGGATGTGCAGTACCATATCTGGAAAGCTGCAGCTAATGAAATTAGTAAGCACCAAAATATCCTGGTAGATTTGCATGGCCTGGATCAATCTCCAGAGGGTTATATAATTTCTATGCCTCTGGAAATCATTTCACCGGACCTTATTGTAATACTGGACTCATCTCCAGAAAAGATATTAAATCGCCGGCAAGATGATAAATCCAAAGAAAGAATTAAAGATGATTTTAAAAGTTTAATCGCCCATCAAAAGATGCTTAAGATGAGCATGGTTATCTGTTCTGTCTTTTCCGGAAGTTTAGTTTATCACTTAGAAAATAATGACTTTGAAACATCAAAAAAAGATCTGATAGATTTATTATCCTGA
- a CDS encoding metal-sulfur cluster assembly factor, whose translation MSEELVEKVKEALTKVADPHMGISIVEMGLVESIDIDKKDQTIAKIVIRPTNPGCMSAARMAMDARNMSEKVEGIDKAEVTVAGHMMADAITEMVNK comes from the coding sequence ATGTCAGAAGAACTAGTTGAAAAAGTCAAGGAAGCTTTAACCAAGGTAGCAGACCCCCACATGGGAATAAGTATCGTGGAAATGGGGCTAGTTGAAAGCATAGATATCGACAAAAAAGATCAAACTATTGCTAAAATTGTTATCAGGCCAACCAATCCGGGTTGCATGAGCGCAGCTCGTATGGCTATGGATGCCCGGAACATGTCTGAAAAAGTAGAAGGCATTGATAAAGCCGAAGTTACTGTTGCCGGACATATGATGGCCGATGCCATAACAGAAATGGTTAATAAATAG
- a CDS encoding DUF5591 domain-containing protein has translation MKVLCSSEESLYRPEAVRWRQRMKLLKPLGDALVILPCSMRKPYSRSKSHQIFMQASRRIQEVILTSPFGICPREMENTFPIQSYDVTTTGDWSFEEINVVGKLLKEYVQEKKVIAHVAGGYQEVCEEYLEDVIYTCEDGRPLSPSSMGNLKNEVKHFKRIKPREKLIEGFKSIALYQFGEGGDALIPDDVHARGRFNKRIFYNNEQLATLLMDNGLFSLNLAGGQLLAEKGIKCVEVDFELKTNTLFAPGVINADKNIIPRDEVVIVRNGELVGVGKSILSGEEMVRASKGVAVRIRHRIK, from the coding sequence ATGAAAGTTTTATGTTCCAGTGAAGAGTCCCTATATCGGCCAGAAGCAGTAAGGTGGAGACAACGAATGAAGTTGCTTAAGCCACTTGGTGATGCTCTAGTAATCCTTCCCTGCAGTATGAGAAAGCCCTATTCCCGTTCAAAATCCCATCAAATATTCATGCAGGCCTCTCGCCGAATACAGGAAGTTATTTTAACCTCCCCCTTTGGCATATGTCCTCGAGAAATGGAGAACACCTTCCCCATACAGTCTTATGATGTAACAACTACAGGAGATTGGTCTTTTGAGGAAATAAATGTGGTTGGAAAATTATTGAAAGAATATGTTCAGGAAAAAAAAGTGATAGCCCATGTAGCCGGGGGTTACCAGGAAGTATGTGAAGAATATCTGGAAGATGTTATTTACACCTGTGAAGATGGAAGACCCCTTTCTCCTTCATCTATGGGTAATCTAAAAAATGAAGTTAAACATTTTAAAAGAATAAAACCTCGCGAAAAATTAATAGAAGGATTTAAATCCATTGCCCTTTATCAATTTGGAGAAGGTGGTGATGCACTTATACCTGATGATGTCCATGCCCGGGGGCGTTTTAATAAAAGAATATTCTACAATAATGAGCAGCTGGCCACTTTACTAATGGATAATGGATTGTTCTCTCTTAACCTGGCTGGAGGTCAGCTTCTAGCAGAAAAAGGCATAAAATGTGTTGAAGTAGATTTTGAACTTAAAACAAACACTCTTTTTGCCCCGGGAGTAATAAATGCAGATAAAAATATAATTCCACGGGATGAAGTAGTTATTGTTAGAAATGGTGAACTGGTGGGAGTTGGAAAATCAATTTTAAGTGGTGAAGAAATGGTAAGGGCTTCTAAAGGAGTGGCTGTCCGTATTCGGCATCGGATCAAATAA